From Streptomyces durmitorensis, a single genomic window includes:
- a CDS encoding alpha/beta fold hydrolase: MMREVQGSVTSAQWRSNSPEPAAAELRVMTSQDPLAMRRALDAAVLERSDMRHLLPGIQARTLVLAGADDRAVPPVLSEEIATLVEDAHLTVLSTVAHHAPVEAPEESPVASNSSLPKRPQSK; this comes from the coding sequence ATGATGCGCGAGGTGCAGGGCAGCGTGACGAGCGCTCAATGGCGCAGCAACAGCCCCGAACCCGCAGCGGCCGAACTCCGCGTGATGACCAGTCAGGATCCTCTGGCCATGCGCCGCGCCCTGGACGCAGCCGTGCTGGAACGCTCCGACATGCGGCACCTGCTGCCCGGGATCCAGGCCCGCACCCTGGTCCTGGCCGGTGCGGACGACCGCGCCGTGCCACCTGTGCTGTCAGAGGAGATCGCCACCCTGGTCGAAGACGCACACCTCACCGTGCTTTCGACTGTCGCCCACCACGCTCCGGTCGAAGCACCCGAAGAGTCGCCCGTTGCCTCCAACAGTTCCTTGCCGAAGAGACCGCAGAGTAAGTGA
- a CDS encoding alpha/beta fold hydrolase codes for MNTPAPSGSVPQDVVQSFLEAFWVGDFDTAASLVAEEAVWHVDGDPGVPPTGLRHGRHRVRQWTDVFPGAFEPRGGSVLTTVAQGEDVIVCGRFHFLIRPTGKVIQGDYVMRFTVRDGHIARYQMFEDSLALANAFDVASQPCRPYAQRIRVNDTIYGYDDTGDGPTVMFLHGLFGDRTMFQHQVEALHPQHRCVVLDMPGHGASAVTAQRWTLKDIADDLALLIEQKNWGPLALVGHSQGGMVAMLLAARRPDLVNNVALLNTGARPVKRSRP; via the coding sequence TTGAATACCCCTGCCCCCTCCGGCTCCGTTCCGCAGGACGTCGTCCAGTCCTTCCTCGAGGCCTTCTGGGTCGGCGACTTCGATACCGCCGCGAGCCTGGTCGCCGAGGAGGCCGTTTGGCACGTCGACGGCGACCCCGGGGTCCCGCCCACAGGGCTGCGTCACGGCCGGCACCGTGTGAGGCAGTGGACGGACGTCTTTCCTGGCGCGTTCGAACCGCGCGGCGGCTCCGTCCTCACCACGGTGGCGCAGGGCGAGGACGTGATCGTGTGCGGCCGCTTCCACTTCCTGATACGGCCGACCGGCAAGGTGATCCAGGGCGATTACGTGATGCGGTTCACGGTCCGTGACGGGCACATCGCCCGCTACCAGATGTTCGAAGACTCCCTCGCTCTCGCCAACGCCTTCGACGTCGCCTCGCAGCCTTGCCGGCCCTACGCGCAGCGCATCCGGGTGAACGACACCATCTACGGCTACGACGACACTGGCGACGGTCCGACCGTCATGTTCCTGCACGGCCTGTTCGGCGACCGAACCATGTTCCAACACCAGGTCGAGGCGCTCCATCCGCAGCACCGGTGCGTCGTGCTGGACATGCCGGGGCACGGCGCCTCGGCCGTCACCGCGCAGCGCTGGACCCTCAAGGACATCGCCGATGACCTTGCCCTGCTGATCGAGCAGAAGAACTGGGGTCCGCTGGCGCTCGTGGGCCACTCCCAAGGCGGCATGGTCGCCATGCTGCTGGCCGCGCGTCGCCCTGACCTGGTGAACAACGTGGCCCTGCTCAACACCGGTGCACGTCCCGTGAAGCGCAGCAGACCATGA